In a genomic window of Thalassotalea piscium:
- the nhaD gene encoding sodium:proton antiporter NhaD, with the protein MVDYLLIAVAVLALLSIVFEEITHINKAKTTLFFGCIAWMILFISRDVSQHAFINHQLEENLLEIAVLWLFLMSTMTFVAYLNAKGIIQLFVQRLFPENSSVVVIMFLIALFSLLLSAICDNVTATLVSLTLLQTFSISKKAKLRMAVLVVFSVNSGGVALITGDVTTLMIYLDGHVKISQLFLLLVPATVSVLFLATIFSIGLKGTVTTKPTIRNYETIDIFVALIFFTTILSTMLLNVAFGIPPVLTFLTGLSVMFLVGTFYRSDKQESKMLEYIRQIEYETLLFFLGILLLVGMLKEIGILRLVTEIYTQFNPTYSNYFAGIGSALLDNVPLTAALLKAEPILTATQWLGLTYAVGVGGSLLVIGSAAGIIAMSKMKEMTFLSYSRYIPALLAAYTLGYGITIYLASYML; encoded by the coding sequence ATGGTTGATTACCTTTTAATTGCGGTTGCAGTTCTCGCATTATTATCGATTGTTTTTGAAGAAATTACACATATCAACAAAGCAAAAACAACCTTGTTTTTTGGTTGCATTGCTTGGATGATATTATTTATTTCGCGTGATGTTAGCCAACATGCTTTTATTAATCATCAACTTGAAGAAAATCTACTCGAAATTGCTGTTTTATGGCTGTTTTTAATGTCAACAATGACATTTGTCGCATACTTAAATGCCAAAGGTATCATCCAATTGTTTGTACAGCGACTATTCCCAGAAAACTCCTCTGTAGTAGTTATTATGTTTTTAATTGCGCTGTTCTCTTTATTATTGTCTGCTATTTGCGATAACGTCACTGCCACATTGGTATCGTTAACTTTGCTACAAACCTTTAGTATCTCAAAAAAAGCTAAATTACGCATGGCTGTGTTGGTTGTTTTTTCGGTTAACTCTGGTGGTGTGGCTTTGATCACCGGTGATGTAACAACATTAATGATATACCTAGATGGGCACGTTAAAATATCTCAATTATTTTTATTGTTAGTGCCTGCCACTGTAAGTGTATTATTTCTCGCGACTATTTTTTCAATTGGTTTGAAAGGAACAGTGACTACTAAACCAACGATACGAAACTATGAAACGATAGATATATTTGTTGCATTGATATTTTTCACTACAATTTTATCAACTATGTTACTCAATGTTGCTTTTGGGATCCCGCCTGTTTTAACGTTTTTAACAGGCTTGTCTGTTATGTTTCTAGTTGGAACATTTTATCGTAGCGATAAACAAGAAAGTAAAATGTTGGAGTATATTCGTCAAATAGAGTATGAAACATTATTGTTTTTCTTAGGTATTTTATTATTAGTAGGGATGTTAAAAGAAATTGGTATATTACGTTTGGTGACTGAGATTTATACACAATTTAATCCTACTTATTCTAATTACTTTGCTGGTATAGGTTCAGCATTACTCGATAACGTACCATTAACAGCGGCGTTACTGAAAGCTGAGCCGATATTAACAGCAACACAATGGCTTGGTTTAACTTATGCTGTTGGTGTAGGCGGCTCACTCTTAGTTATAGGCTCTGCGGCTGGGATTATCGCGATGAGTAAAATGAAAGAAATGACCTTTTTAAGTTACTCTCGCTACATACCAGCACTTCTAGCGGCTTATACTTTGGGATATGGTATTACCATATATTTAGCAAGCTATATGCTGTAA
- a CDS encoding Rab family GTPase: MIQKKICLLGASSVGKTSLVKQYIEGIFNEKYLTTIGVKVDKKLVDLDDQSVQLMLWDIEGNDQYNVFQERYLRGAAGYIIVVDHTRRSSLLEGIDIHTLARQVTSAPAILAINKSDLPKQWHWQETELEQYKDVFDHQFSTSAKTGEKVEEMFKAIAKLTLKGK, translated from the coding sequence TTGATTCAAAAGAAAATTTGTTTACTAGGTGCCTCTAGTGTTGGCAAAACCAGCTTAGTCAAACAATATATCGAAGGTATTTTTAATGAAAAATACCTAACAACTATTGGTGTTAAAGTTGATAAGAAACTTGTTGATTTAGATGATCAATCAGTACAGCTTATGCTGTGGGATATAGAAGGAAATGATCAATACAATGTTTTTCAGGAGCGTTATTTAAGAGGTGCCGCCGGCTATATTATTGTAGTTGATCACACGAGAAGATCATCTCTACTTGAAGGTATTGACATACATACACTTGCACGACAAGTAACCTCTGCTCCGGCTATTTTAGCGATTAATAAAAGTGATTTACCCAAGCAATGGCACTGGCAAGAAACAGAGCTTGAACAATATAAAGATGTATTTGATCACCAGTTCTCCACGAGCGCAAAAACGGGCGAAAAAGTAGAAGAAATGTTTAAAGCCATTGCTAAGCTCACACTCAAAGGTAAGTAA
- a CDS encoding OmpA family protein, with protein MPKSTSTEQVEPQQELEQLRTLILGEDHQLVTRAIKKNARAVVSDVLTEALHDRETKDGSVNKVLLPLVQNAVEDSVTHHSDRLISSLYPLMGSLVRKSVAAFLTDFMEKTNQLLENSLTIKGLKWRFSAWRAGISFSQYIASQTFVYRVEHVFLIHHETGLLLNSVSFDNHDNSNADVISSMLSAINDFIGDSFSQSPEGMKEQLQTVTTESFTLLLKPGPNAILVAAVTGNPPQSLSHQLQITIESLHTIYANELSEFDGDNSSFDNADNLLRDCLLAEEKSTETKKKKVPWFAWLAVTLFLALIASRINLWHSLEQLKTQLNELGQQPGVIIQHINVINNDNVEINILRDPDAITVQEWLDSKKLTFTQLTLNERLYLSLDQKLIEVKAKKITAQFKKISSQWKDDILIVTGEIDSTSLDTLLDQLAKVGIINQKNLNLSGLKVTNNQEASSPVQIKQQVFQDLIGKISTIQLSFDVSSEEITATMQQTLNQLYQQFTLLNKLAEELNLNVGLIIMGSSDNSGSTKTNKNISLKRAENTANTLKQLGIADEKIFTTGLGQLDIEKVNNTSRKVMFNVIYVNK; from the coding sequence ATGCCAAAGTCGACTTCAACTGAGCAAGTTGAACCTCAACAAGAGCTCGAACAACTTAGAACCCTGATACTTGGAGAAGATCATCAGCTGGTAACTCGTGCTATAAAAAAGAATGCACGAGCAGTTGTCAGTGATGTATTAACTGAAGCATTACACGATCGCGAAACAAAAGACGGCTCTGTTAATAAAGTACTCTTACCCTTAGTACAAAATGCTGTTGAAGACTCTGTTACCCATCATAGTGATCGCCTTATTAGCTCGTTATACCCTTTAATGGGTAGTTTAGTAAGAAAGTCTGTTGCGGCATTTTTAACAGACTTTATGGAGAAAACAAATCAACTGCTTGAGAATAGTTTAACTATTAAGGGGCTAAAATGGCGGTTTTCTGCCTGGAGGGCTGGTATTAGCTTTAGCCAATACATTGCATCACAAACTTTTGTATACCGAGTTGAGCATGTGTTTTTAATCCATCATGAAACAGGCTTGTTATTAAACTCTGTTAGTTTCGATAATCATGATAATAGCAACGCCGATGTTATCTCTTCAATGTTAAGTGCTATTAATGACTTTATTGGTGACTCGTTTTCACAAAGTCCCGAAGGAATGAAAGAGCAATTACAAACAGTTACTACTGAAAGCTTTACTCTACTTCTAAAGCCTGGCCCCAATGCAATACTTGTAGCCGCTGTTACTGGCAACCCACCTCAAAGCTTAAGCCATCAATTACAAATAACCATCGAAAGCTTACATACTATTTATGCAAATGAACTTTCCGAGTTTGATGGTGATAATAGTAGCTTTGATAATGCTGATAACTTATTAAGAGACTGTTTACTCGCAGAAGAAAAAAGCACTGAGACTAAGAAGAAAAAAGTCCCCTGGTTTGCTTGGCTTGCAGTTACATTGTTTCTGGCCCTAATAGCTTCACGCATTAATCTATGGCATTCGTTAGAGCAATTAAAAACACAGCTAAATGAACTAGGCCAACAGCCAGGGGTTATTATTCAGCATATTAACGTTATTAATAATGATAATGTAGAAATAAATATCTTACGTGACCCAGATGCGATTACTGTTCAAGAGTGGTTAGACTCGAAGAAGCTCACTTTTACTCAATTAACACTTAACGAGCGGCTTTACCTATCGTTAGATCAAAAGCTAATAGAAGTAAAAGCGAAAAAAATTACCGCTCAATTTAAAAAAATAAGTAGCCAATGGAAAGATGACATATTAATAGTCACTGGTGAAATTGATTCTACATCCCTTGATACACTCCTTGATCAATTAGCTAAAGTTGGAATAATCAATCAAAAAAATCTTAACTTATCAGGATTAAAAGTCACCAATAATCAAGAAGCGAGTAGCCCTGTACAAATTAAGCAGCAAGTTTTTCAAGATTTAATTGGTAAAATATCAACCATTCAACTCAGTTTTGATGTATCAAGTGAAGAAATAACTGCCACAATGCAGCAAACTTTAAATCAACTATATCAACAATTTACTTTATTAAATAAGCTAGCTGAAGAACTAAACCTTAATGTTGGGCTTATTATTATGGGCAGTAGCGATAACTCTGGTTCAACAAAAACTAACAAAAACATTAGCCTTAAAAGAGCGGAAAACACCGCCAATACCCTTAAACAGCTTGGTATAGCTGATGAAAAAATATTCACTACGGGTTTAGGCCAATTAGATATTGAAAAGGTCAATAATACTTCAAGAAAAGTCATGTTTAATGTGATATATGTAAACAAGTAG
- a CDS encoding sensor domain-containing protein has translation MKLLLNSILGALEQIVFELVDEKTDTVKLVAGDASWAKELFPQLELNTPFIINDNIPFLQDFLFDAKFIWSAEKNGSKRSGFWTEVTANQNELNLEAIAIKQDEHNLLLVINQSDEFKFRQSTLQSAREMLLSNDLLVEQNQYLHDRILSILKKPNEQSNILVALTKAIENAGFAVVITNKKFVTIIENSATKSLFGQHNLPINQVKKSIDIILSLMRNQLPEFDRIMSTKSSWDGELCWILPPSTLKWLKIAVYPVTNELNEIKNWIFFANDISISKSLVQKNEELALHDMLTKLPNRFGFWQTLEQKAANKKPFYLLYLDINDFRTHNEYFGHEDGDKLLIDLSKRIKTNLKKSDYIARVGGDEFGIILSNIDNQESCKKVIKRIIDNINAPFYTNNSKSFTVTISIGAAGFPTDADSVEELMRFVDLSAYSGKTRQKSSLQFYSQAIKDASQEVIRIEQDLRTALKNNEFELYLQPIIDLERDSILKAEALIRWNHPIKGLILPDDFIPVAEKSGLITTIGHWVINAVCELLIKLSYHGFNIKISMNLSPTQVLEEGLFSYLHRCIKKHQIDPSLLELEVTEGVLVNDYRIAERLLSKVRAIGMSVSVDDFGTGYSSLAYLKKLPLDFIKVDKSFIKDIVTDDNDKAIVRAVIAMAHNLHLGVVAEGVETEEQLSFLKQNACNSVQGYLFSHPVSFELFLNLLKSKQSFRG, from the coding sequence ATGAAGCTATTACTTAACAGCATACTTGGCGCGTTAGAACAAATAGTGTTTGAGCTAGTAGACGAAAAAACTGACACGGTTAAACTGGTAGCTGGTGATGCTAGCTGGGCAAAAGAATTATTCCCTCAATTGGAGTTAAACACCCCATTTATTATTAATGACAATATTCCATTTTTACAAGATTTTTTATTTGATGCTAAATTCATTTGGAGTGCTGAAAAAAATGGCTCTAAACGTTCTGGATTTTGGACTGAGGTCACTGCTAATCAAAACGAGCTCAATCTTGAAGCCATTGCCATTAAACAAGACGAACATAATTTATTATTAGTTATTAACCAGTCTGATGAATTTAAATTTCGCCAAAGCACCTTACAATCTGCTCGTGAAATGCTGCTGTCGAATGACCTGCTTGTTGAGCAAAATCAATATTTACACGACCGTATTTTATCTATTTTAAAAAAACCGAATGAACAAAGTAACATTCTGGTAGCGTTAACTAAGGCTATTGAAAATGCTGGATTTGCTGTTGTTATTACTAATAAAAAGTTCGTCACAATTATCGAAAACTCAGCAACAAAGTCATTATTTGGCCAACATAATTTACCCATTAATCAAGTCAAAAAATCTATTGATATTATTCTCTCATTAATGCGAAATCAATTACCTGAATTTGATCGAATAATGTCAACTAAGAGTAGTTGGGATGGTGAGCTCTGTTGGATTTTGCCACCTTCAACTTTGAAGTGGTTAAAAATAGCTGTTTACCCTGTCACTAACGAATTAAATGAAATAAAGAACTGGATATTCTTTGCAAACGATATCAGCATTTCTAAGTCATTAGTGCAAAAAAACGAAGAGCTTGCATTGCACGATATGCTAACAAAGCTACCGAATCGTTTTGGCTTTTGGCAAACACTCGAACAAAAAGCAGCAAATAAAAAGCCTTTTTATTTACTTTATCTTGATATCAATGACTTTAGAACTCATAACGAATACTTTGGCCATGAAGACGGCGATAAGTTATTAATTGATCTAAGTAAGCGCATAAAAACCAATTTAAAGAAGTCTGATTATATCGCACGAGTAGGTGGCGATGAGTTTGGAATAATCTTAAGTAATATAGATAATCAAGAAAGCTGTAAAAAGGTAATTAAGCGTATTATTGATAATATTAATGCCCCTTTTTATACCAATAATTCGAAAAGCTTCACCGTTACAATCAGTATCGGCGCAGCCGGTTTTCCAACTGATGCTGATAGTGTTGAAGAATTAATGAGGTTTGTAGATCTTAGCGCTTATAGTGGTAAAACCAGACAGAAAAGCTCTTTACAGTTTTATTCTCAAGCAATTAAAGACGCTTCTCAAGAGGTTATAAGAATTGAGCAAGACTTGCGAACAGCACTTAAAAATAATGAATTCGAACTATACCTTCAACCAATAATTGACTTAGAGCGAGACTCTATATTAAAAGCTGAAGCACTAATTCGCTGGAACCACCCAATAAAAGGCTTAATACTCCCTGATGATTTTATACCTGTAGCAGAAAAAAGCGGGCTTATTACTACTATTGGTCATTGGGTGATAAATGCTGTATGTGAACTGTTAATAAAACTGTCCTACCATGGGTTTAATATTAAAATATCAATGAACCTATCACCGACACAAGTACTTGAAGAGGGGTTATTTTCTTATTTACATCGATGTATTAAAAAACACCAAATAGACCCTTCCTTACTTGAGTTAGAAGTAACAGAGGGAGTGCTTGTTAATGACTATAGAATTGCCGAGCGATTATTAAGTAAAGTAAGAGCTATTGGTATGAGTGTGTCTGTTGACGACTTTGGTACTGGCTATAGTTCACTAGCCTACCTAAAAAAACTCCCATTAGACTTCATTAAAGTAGATAAATCATTTATTAAAGACATAGTGACAGATGATAATGATAAAGCAATTGTAAGAGCTGTTATCGCTATGGCGCACAACCTGCACTTAGGTGTAGTTGCTGAAGGCGTTGAAACAGAAGAGCAACTAAGTTTTCTTAAGCAAAATGCCTGTAATTCAGTTCAAGGATATTTATTTAGTCACCCCGTAAGTTTTGAGTTATTTCTTAACCTATTAAAAAGCAAACAAAGCTTTAGAGGATAA